From the Priestia aryabhattai genome, the window AGAAAAAGTAAGAGATACAAGTCCGCTTGTTCATAATATTACGAATGTTGTGGTAACCAATTTTACAGCAAATGGACTGCTTGCACTAGGAGCTTCACCTGTTATGGCTTATGCGAAGGAAGAAGTGGCTGACATGGCACGAATCGCCGGAGCGCTTGTCTTAAATATGGGTACACTGACGGCTCGAGAAGTGGAAGCAATGAGAATAGCTGGGAAATCAGCAAATGAAAATGGCGTGCCGGTTATTTTTGATCCTGTAGGAGCTGGAGCGACACCGTTTCGTACAGAAGTGGCACGTCAGCTTGTAGAAGAATTAAATATCGCAGTTATTCGTGGTAACGCTGCTGAAGTTGCAAATGTAGTAGGCGAGTCATGGCTCATTAAAGGCGTTGATTCATTAGAAGGCCAAGGAGATGTCATTGAACTTGCTGAGAAAGCAGCGAACAAATTAG encodes:
- the thiM gene encoding hydroxyethylthiazole kinase, which gives rise to MDISKISAQLEKVRDTSPLVHNITNVVVTNFTANGLLALGASPVMAYAKEEVADMARIAGALVLNMGTLTAREVEAMRIAGKSANENGVPVIFDPVGAGATPFRTEVARQLVEELNIAVIRGNAAEVANVVGESWLIKGVDSLEGQGDVIELAEKAANKLDTVIVITGKQDVITDGNTTYTVDNGHPLFTRVTGTGCLLTSIIGAFAAVEKEYVEASVAALSFYGVAGEIAAVKKGEEGPGSFQIELLNQLHLLSGQDIESYARVHQR